The nucleotide sequence GGACAACATACAGaacaataacataaaatattaacCTACTGCAGTTTAGTTTTGTGCAATACTCTGCAccatacaaaataaaagaacatgtAAAATCACATGGCTCACATTCAGGGTCAGAGCTgcactaaccctaaccctatagtaaaaaaaaaagtgccttAAAAAAAATTCATCCCTGTAATAACAAGTCCTAAGTGCATGGCATTCGAGTAAGAATAGTCCAGTTTGTCCCTCCTTAGTCTGCATGTCACTGGTGTAAACACACTGGGTGCTTCTGACAGCACTGCAGTGAGAAGACTGCAGAGGAAACCATCATGACAGGAAGCCTTTGATGAAAacttgtctctgtttctctggatTACCAGTAGCTTCTTGTTGACGACAGAGAAAGGTGAGTCTCCTCCAGGTTTACTCAGGAGATGGCACTGTGTCAGACATCAGACCTTTGGTGGAGGTACTGGCCTCAGAGCCTACAagaaaaatgaatcacaaaAAGTTTGTGTGCATTACAATGACTAAGTGAAAAAGTCCAGTTTCTGTTACAGGTCTGTGCTGTAAGTTCTCATGTGGTGTGTTTATTGGACACAGTCTCATCATCCAATCAGGTCTGATTAATAAAAGTTTCTAACACATGGAAAAATACTGTAGCTGTAGATGAGCATCAGTGCAGTTTACATTTTGCATCTTCTTCAATCGAATTGGTTCAGACTATGTTCTCACTCAGTAAactaaaatccacattttcgAGCTGTGCCAGTTTGAAGTATGGGTTAGTTTGTTTGAGTCACATCAAAGTTGTGGTGTTTGACACAGTATCAGAAGCCTATTAAGAGGCAATGTAATGAGGCAGTTAAACTCTTCAAATAAATCAGTTACCTGTCGTGCAGCTATGTAGTTCTGGCTTGGGGGTTTAGGTCTGTTCCCCgctggaggtggtggaggtggagctcCTTTGGGCTTTGGCCCTGCAATCTAAAATTTCAGGTATTGTTAGGGCATGCAGTGAATAGTTATTCTTCACATCTTAACACAGTATATTTCCACACCTTACCTTTGGGTTGGGGTGACGAGGAGCTTGCCCTTGGTTAAAGCGGGTAGCGGACCTGTCCACTGCTGGCTGCTTcctctgggtgtgtgtgctgttaCAAAAAGAAGGATTCAATCTGCTGGTTCTCAGCCCTCACAAAGGggagtttacagtttacagtaacataGCCACACCAAGACCTGCAACAGTGTCCATTACTTACGTTGCAAACATGGGGCTTTGTCGTTTTTTCCAGATGTACCCTACCACACCAGCAATGATACCGAGAGTCACTAGTATAACTGTCATTGCGATGGCAACAGCTGCTCCTGTAGAAATTGAACAAAAGTCAGTTTTGTTTGGATGCCGCTGTGCGATATCAGTGAttcaaattctgttttcattaagtTGGGCAGAAAGTAcacatttatatactgtatgtatattttttacagGTACCGGTAGAAAGATTAGTAAAAGCTCCATCCTCTGAATTGCAGTAAGGAGGCATCCATCCAGGCTCACACTGACACTCACTTCTGTGATTGCACACCTAAACGACACAAAGGAGATCACATGATTATCAGATGCTTTGCCTAATGGCACCATGCAGCATCAGTACCTCTGTCAACACAGGTTGTTACACAACATCCAAACTAAACTAAGCTCAGCTCAACTCAACTTAACTTTGAGCAGTGGTGGCATGTACTTACAGCATGGCCTGGGCATTTTGCAgagcagtttgtgtttctgtaagCTGTCTCAAGATCCACACACTCATTCTGGCTGCACACCTtgaaaaaacacaggacagTCAGCAACATCTAATAGGCTCCACAGACATTGGTTACTGTGATACACACTGTGGATTTAGCACTGTAACTGTTGAACAGGTGGATTTTGACTTGACTTCTTGACTGTAACTGATCCAATgatcacacatttacacaacacaTAAAACAAGTCTCACAGACACTAACACAGCCTATTACCTTTCCATCCCCACATTTAGTCCCAGTGTCCACCTGGCCGTAGTCTTTAGTGTAGTCTTCAAAGAAAGCTGCCTTGCAGTCACTGACCCTCACCATGCGGCCATAGTTAGGGTTTTCATTACCATTATGGCAGAAGAGCTTCCCACAGTATATGTCTCTGCACAGGAAAGAGAGGGTCAGCATGTGTTTAAATTCACTTGGGAGCTAGCATTCCAATGTATTCTACAAATATGTGAATATTAAATCAAATGCAGATACTTTGATAAGTCTACATATTAGACTACCAAGACTATTAAGTGAAGGTCATTACAGACTAACTATCCAACCATATATTTTGCTGAGACTCACTCTCGCTGGCACGGGATGTACTGGTCATTTGCAGGACGGCGGCAGAAGGCATAGTAAGTTCCTCTGGTGTTCTGGTTGTAGCAGAATGCACGAGCCTCTATAGCACCTGATGACAAGGAAGGGTTTTAGATGGCAGAATagctaagtgtgtgtgtgtgtgtgtgtgtgtttttataaccCATGTAAATATTATAGCAGTCAAAAAGTCCTGTAAGAAAAGGACACACACCGGATCCATACATCTTGACACACTGGTTCGGCCTCTGTGGACACTGGCCGTTGTAGCAGTATCCCAGGCCTTTGTCACATGGGAGACCattcacagcaaacacatcCTCAGGACAGGTGGCGCTCTTCCCGTCGCAGTACTCTGCCAGATCACACTCATCCTGTGCTCTGCGGCACTCCCTGGAGCGAGACGAGATCTACATGGAGGTGAGAGTCACAGTCGATCAGATGACATATTATAGATTACTTTATTTTACAATGTTTCGCTAGTTTTACTACTAGTTTTTACAAGTGTACTATGAACCTGCCTCAGTACAATTGTGCCACATTAATAACCACACCATGCTTTGCCCTAGCTTTGGTGGTGGTGGACAAATGCACCTGCTCTcttgttggccaccattttaTATATAACATAGTTATCCAAGCTTTTAAAGCCATCAAACAGTATCACATGTCTTTTGAGAAAATCTTTTTGACAttacacttttctttttgatgtAGTTTCAGAAGGTGCTTGCCTACtgtttttttggccactttggAGCAGCGAGTTTCTATGGTGAACTTGTCATAACAGTTCCTTATCTACAAAGGACTAACTAGAATGCCACCTTGTAGAGCGCATTCCTCTGCCatgataaaatgttgaaaaattcTTGCAGTTCTTGCAAGTTTGAAGAATTTTGTCCCTGGTCTATGCCCCATCCTTGgaccaagtttggtgcaaatcagtTAAATACTTTTTGCATAAAagaaacaagtaaacaaacaaaccgaGCCGTGGGTGAAAGCACAACTTCCTTAGTGTAGGTAACAAAACTGAGGAATTTAGTATTAATGTTCTCAAATTACAGAAATTCTTGAATATACTAATAAATGAATGTGGGCTATACTTAAGTCCAGTTActttgttaaaaacacaaaaattattaaaaactaCATCTACTCCTTTCCCCTTACTGAAAAATACAGACTTACAAATAggcatattttatatttttaagtttaacTGCTGGACACAAAATGTCTTCCACTTCACTGTGAAATTCATTCTCAATGTATGTGTATTGCTGGCTTCAAACTTTACATTTGTGGAAGTTACATACCGGACTAGTGTTTGGCTTTTAAAAtagttgtgacatcacaaaatCCTGTTTAAAGAATATGCACGTCTAAAACTCTGATTTAAGGTTGTGCACAAAGCAACTTTCTACCTTTGGATGAAAACAACCCCTCAGTGTCAAACTTTTCACAaacatcattctgcacagtgaagcttCCAAGTCAGAGGGGACTTTAAAAATGAAGAAGGCAGCATTTACTATTGTTCTTTGTGGAAGGAGGTCAGATATTTGTAATACTTCAAATTCCCACTAGAGGACTGTGGTGTATCAAATGATACAgtgtaaaaacaggaaataaaagccATTGAAACAAATACAACAGCATTTATTAATTCAGATTTACTCACCTTGCAGTTCTCACAGCACTCGCCCTCAGCACACTGTGAACCCTCCTTCAGATTGCAAGTGGTAGCATTGCAACATGGGTTGGTGCACTCCTGTAAAAACAATATTGAAGTCATTAGGCTCCTATCATGCTATGTAACTTCTTTATCATCCCCTCAGTAACattcttatatttttatgtttacttACTTCTGTGTGGTATTGTGTATTTGTCTATTcttgttgtatgtttttgttatatattgtttttttctttcattttctcgTGGTGATTCTACATTATTTTTTGTGGTATTGCAGCATAATGCCTCTGGTGTAAGAAAACAAGGTAATGTTACAGGCTGGGGTGCTTTAAATCTCCATACATCTTTTGAATGTTGTGGCAAGAGGCATCCAAGCATGTCCACTGCTTGTTTATAGCTTGTGCATCTGCTGAATACCAGCAGTACATAAACAGGTCtgaacacatacacagctcAGCATGATTCTCACTGGAATGTACTTCTGAATGGAAAAGTATATCTTGTTTTACTATTATCCTTAACTGATGTTAAGGTGGAAAGTGTAAAAGGCATCAGCTGagaagaataagaataataCTGACGCCTGAAATGAGGGTTTGTAAACTGTGATGTTCattgtaaatattaaaatcaatcaATAGTGCAACTTGCTAAAAAGAATTTTTAAAGTATGTAATAAATGACTTTAAAGGTTATAAGCAACATAATTTAACTCATACTGATTCATAATGACACAGAAATCATGCACAGTGGTTGCTGTACACAGAGTGCAGTTAGTGCCCATCAGCTGAAATCTCAGGCTTTACttagaaataaatgtgttagTACATGTCATGGAGCTTCATTCCCATAATACCcctgggcaaaaaaaaaaaaaaaaaaaaaaaaaaaaggccgaCTGAAAGAGTCAAgatcagacaaagaaaatggtGTTGACTCTTCCACTCAGAAAAGAACAGCCTCGAGGCAAATACTGCATCAGCAAAATAATACAGAATCACATTATGCTTGAATGAGTGCTTGTTTTCTTTACCTCCACAGTGCCACAGTCACACTGCTCTCCTTTTTCTACAAACCCATTCCCGCACACTGAGGGAGCCACCATACTCCTGTAGTCAGGTTTGTCCAGCATACAGCTGGGGGTGCGGGTCATCAGGTATTTCTCATAGTtattgctgctgcagctgctgaaagtCCGAGGAATTTTCCagctgaggaaaaacaacacattttcctTGTTAACGCCACTGTCACATTCTTTGAACTACAGTTAGACACATGAAGTGTTTTGGATGCAGTGATGTCCTGTCTGCTTCTACTGCATTTATCCCTTCAACTAATCCTCCCAGATTTTTTCTATAGgtccttttcacagcagacatatTGACTTGTAATACgaggaaaagcacaagtgtaaGTAATAAGACTAATGGCTCCATCATTAAAATGTCCCTCTAAGTCATGactgtgaaaacacatacaCTCTGAAAACAAAGCCACTAaatgcttttattattttcttattatttacatctgggcttttttttaaacatggtCCAATCTACCCACAATGCCATCAGACCAGTTCTGATGGAGAATCAAGTAATGATGAGAGTCAAGTAGCAGTTAATGTAGCCTCAAGCAAAGGGCTGGTAAACTCACTTCCATAAAGACTTTGTCATTACATGCTTGTTAAACAACACAGTCTTTTTACTGACAGTGCCTGATCTTCATGACTTTTCTTACCTGAGGGCTGCAGCCATGATGCAGCTATCCTCAGAACAAGCACAGCCACTGGAGTCGTCGTGGTCCATACCCAGGTTATGGCCCATCTCATGAGCCAGTGTAGCCCCCACTGCAATGGCTTGGTCACTGTGATCCTGAGAGGTTACAGACCACCAGTTACATGGGTTGAA is from Lates calcarifer isolate ASB-BC8 linkage group LG13, TLL_Latcal_v3, whole genome shotgun sequence and encodes:
- the adam28 gene encoding disintegrin and metalloproteinase domain-containing protein 28, which encodes MTRTLLLWILILNASLKPSESHGNDFEDVKDYEVVRPVRLHTVRKRHAEYLRPETIKYAMTVGGKDIEMQLEKNDELLTKDYTETYYQEDGTRVTTTPNDIDHCYYHGRIVNDSKSSVSISTCDGLRGYFRTSAQKYLIEPLSGGDEGDHAVMTFNEKNFTPAVCGVTNTSWSDDFEPPTSRSRSRSAGLSIVQQQKYIELFLVADHREYVKMKQDQTELRKKIFEIVNFVNMAYKPFRTFIALVGLEVWSNGDLISVTPPAGANLDAFMKWRNTELVKRKKHDNAHLISGIDFEGATVGLAFIGTLCSGHSVGVVQDHSDQAIAVGATLAHEMGHNLGMDHDDSSGCACSEDSCIMAAALSWKIPRTFSSCSSNNYEKYLMTRTPSCMLDKPDYRSMVAPSVCGNGFVEKGEQCDCGTVEECTNPCCNATTCNLKEGSQCAEGECCENCKISSRSRECRRAQDECDLAEYCDGKSATCPEDVFAVNGLPCDKGLGYCYNGQCPQRPNQCVKMYGSGAIEARAFCYNQNTRGTYYAFCRRPANDQYIPCQREDIYCGKLFCHNGNENPNYGRMVRVSDCKAAFFEDYTKDYGQVDTGTKCGDGKVCSQNECVDLETAYRNTNCSAKCPGHAVCNHRSECQCEPGWMPPYCNSEDGAFTNLSTGAAVAIAMTVILVTLGIIAGVVGYIWKKRQSPMFATTHTQRKQPAVDRSATRFNQGQAPRHPNPKIAGPKPKGAPPPPPPAGNRPKPPSQNYIAARQALRPVPPPKV